From a region of the Arachis ipaensis cultivar K30076 chromosome B09, Araip1.1, whole genome shotgun sequence genome:
- the LOC107618724 gene encoding uncharacterized protein LOC107618724 isoform X2, translating into MARKGRFMKKSKVGPGCQRLQTAPPPASATHRDDSEILLNSGDSVPPTSRLFLSPRSVPRPAPQTSTTTIQNSEPSRVNSMDNANDVDSVDQEADDSFVNSRAQNRKERKTTEFWKVRIIDSDGTIKPARLSVREAMEWPNGRKIVLRFNKAKQAIGNEPGLLSGVLGLLGSDFGKFPICEESWHKITTKDKVYNECVKQIFHIDEDSERTIKKNILKSMGKSWKETRPRLYNAYFEPTFTTEQNIENRPPGIDREHWRWFLDYRAKHETKKKCKKNAKNRSKQQYTHTGGSKSFA; encoded by the exons ATGGCTAGAAAAGGTCGTTTCATGAAAAAATCGAAAGTAGGACCAGGATGTCAGCGACTACAAACGGCTCCGCCTCCGGCCTCTGCTACCCACCGCGATGACTCTGAAATTCTCCTGAACAGTGGTGATAGTGTCCCTCCAACTTCACGCCTGTTCCTTTCGCCGCGCAGTGTACCAAGGCCTGCTCCACAAACGAGCACAACTACCATTCAGAACTCGGAGCCAAGCCGTGTAAACTCTATGGATAATGCCAATGATGTAGATTCTGTTGATCAAGAAGCTGATGACTCCTTTGTCAATTCTAGAGCTCAAAATCGCAAAGAACGCAAGACTACAGAGTTTTGGAAAGTCAGGATAATCG ATTCTGATGGCACAATCAAGCCAGCAAGACTAAGCGTGAGGGAGGCTATGGAATGGCCTAACGGTAGAAAGATCGTGCTCAGGTTCAACAAGGCAAAGCAAGCAATTGGAAACGAGCCTGGACTGTTGAGTGGCGTGCTTGGTCTGCTAGGATCTGACTTTGGAAAATTTCCTATCTGTGAGGAAAGTTGGCATAAGATTACCACTAAGGACAAAGTTTATAACGAATGTGTCAAG CAAATTTTTCACATTGATGAAGATAGTGAAAGAactatcaagaaaaatattttgaaaagtatGGGAAAATCCTGGAAGGAGACAAGGCCGAGGTTGTATAATGCTTATTTCGAGCCAACGTTCACGACTGAACAAAATATTGAGAACCGTCCGCCAGGAATCGATCGAGAGCATTGGAGATGGTTCCTTGACTATCGCGCCAAACATGAAACGAAG AAGAAGTGCAAGAAAAATGCGAAAAATCGATCAAAACAACAATATACCCACACTGGAGGTTCGAAAAGCTTTGCATGA
- the LOC107618724 gene encoding uncharacterized protein LOC107618724 isoform X1 has product MVGSILESWAELIVSHRPLSSKMARKGRFMKKSKVGPGCQRLQTAPPPASATHRDDSEILLNSGDSVPPTSRLFLSPRSVPRPAPQTSTTTIQNSEPSRVNSMDNANDVDSVDQEADDSFVNSRAQNRKERKTTEFWKVRIIDSDGTIKPARLSVREAMEWPNGRKIVLRFNKAKQAIGNEPGLLSGVLGLLGSDFGKFPICEESWHKITTKDKVYNECVKQIFHIDEDSERTIKKNILKSMGKSWKETRPRLYNAYFEPTFTTEQNIENRPPGIDREHWRWFLDYRAKHETKKKCKKNAKNRSKQQYTHTGGSKSFA; this is encoded by the exons ATGGTTGGGAGTATCTTAGAGTCCTGGGCAGAACTTATAGTCTCACAT CGCCCATTATCTTCTAAGATGGCTAGAAAAGGTCGTTTCATGAAAAAATCGAAAGTAGGACCAGGATGTCAGCGACTACAAACGGCTCCGCCTCCGGCCTCTGCTACCCACCGCGATGACTCTGAAATTCTCCTGAACAGTGGTGATAGTGTCCCTCCAACTTCACGCCTGTTCCTTTCGCCGCGCAGTGTACCAAGGCCTGCTCCACAAACGAGCACAACTACCATTCAGAACTCGGAGCCAAGCCGTGTAAACTCTATGGATAATGCCAATGATGTAGATTCTGTTGATCAAGAAGCTGATGACTCCTTTGTCAATTCTAGAGCTCAAAATCGCAAAGAACGCAAGACTACAGAGTTTTGGAAAGTCAGGATAATCG ATTCTGATGGCACAATCAAGCCAGCAAGACTAAGCGTGAGGGAGGCTATGGAATGGCCTAACGGTAGAAAGATCGTGCTCAGGTTCAACAAGGCAAAGCAAGCAATTGGAAACGAGCCTGGACTGTTGAGTGGCGTGCTTGGTCTGCTAGGATCTGACTTTGGAAAATTTCCTATCTGTGAGGAAAGTTGGCATAAGATTACCACTAAGGACAAAGTTTATAACGAATGTGTCAAG CAAATTTTTCACATTGATGAAGATAGTGAAAGAactatcaagaaaaatattttgaaaagtatGGGAAAATCCTGGAAGGAGACAAGGCCGAGGTTGTATAATGCTTATTTCGAGCCAACGTTCACGACTGAACAAAATATTGAGAACCGTCCGCCAGGAATCGATCGAGAGCATTGGAGATGGTTCCTTGACTATCGCGCCAAACATGAAACGAAG AAGAAGTGCAAGAAAAATGCGAAAAATCGATCAAAACAACAATATACCCACACTGGAGGTTCGAAAAGCTTTGCATGA
- the LOC107617078 gene encoding uncharacterized protein LOC107617078, with product MPPEPREESLEACELCCRRCSTAEVLPILGPLPAVHKTVEPPSTVRHPELSRPLPVPGKLESRDFYLITRSRWFAEKMIEASPFSSLDHATSFVRQLWFKESSIQSWLDAFSGQSHLYRAIGHAPASLMRELFQWDRKYRAKFGFDFITRLSRPKIQEASEEPGEVVPDSMDKEDVVSSDGSDEAVSAGQNGFMLSYDLNKTPEENEYPYSGMSPEKKNA from the exons ATGCCACCAG AACCCCGCGAAGAGTCCTTGGAAGCGTGCGAACTCTGCTGCCGTCGCTGCTCCACTGCGGAGGTGCTGCCGATACTGGGTCCTCTGCCCGCCGTGCACAAAACTGTTGAGCCACCCTCCACTGTTCGCCATCCTGAGCTATCGCGGCCTCTCCCTGTCCCTG GGAAATTGGAGAGCCGAGACTTCTATCTCATTACCAGAAGCCGTTGGTTCGCAGAGAAAATGATAGAGGCATCTCCATTCTCTTCGTTGGACCACGCAACATCCTTTGTAAGGCAGTTGTGGTTCAAAGAGTCAAGTATACAGTCATGGCTGGATGCCTTTTCTGGACAAAGTCATCTCTATCGAGCCATTGGTCATGCGCCGGCTTCTCTGATGAGG GAATTGTTTCAATGGGACCGAAAGTACCGAGCTAAATTTGGGTTTGATTTTATAACAA ggttatctcgaCCAAAGATCCAAGAGGCATCCGAAGAACCAGGAGAGGTGGTTCCAGATTCGATGGATAAAGAGGACGTTGTCTCCTCCGATGGGTCCGATGAGGCTGTTTCTGCCGGTCAAAATGGTTTCATGCTGTCCTATGACCTTAATAAAACGCCAGAAGAGAATGAATATCCTTACAGTGGAATGTCTCCTGAAAAGAAGAATGCATGA